tggtcaaactaATGTATGTCGTTCTGTAGTATCTAAATGGGAAATAACTATTAACAGTGTAAATAATTAgggataaataaatattttaattattttatattctctTATGACTCACTTCTTTGTATtatactttaattaattaattaataattaattaattgattattcTTTCAGctgaatattatttttctatcAAGTTTTAAATTTCTCTCAATTGTATTATAACGCTtataaaatgtacaataaagtgtctatttattccTCCTACTGAGTGTCAaatgcactttttgcgttccatacctTTACCAACTTTGCTGGAAGATAGTTTTGCGACTCGTAACACTGCAGCAAAGATCAAAGTATTTTCTAAGATCTTTGTAGACTTTCCCTACGTCGAtctgtagttattgtcttttttattaatttttttttatttcgattgTTGTCTGGAaagaggtatattcagagcatCATTCTGACGACTGAATcattctctacttctctacgttaactgctcaagtggacccaatttaaCACCAGGGTAGCAGTGATAtacaatagaaataagtcactactTTTACGcctgagcgtcgtgttgacaacaagtatgtcgtgggttcgattcccacgctggtcggtggaatagagttaaaggtatgcaaccactgtgtttggggttcacagaagtatacgtccccctttccaccacacatcatgaggcgacaacatcaatgcatctggtgatgtgctgGAAATGACCCCAacaggctgtggcagggccttagtgctgaggcagggagagcacatttaacatctttttttatttaatttttttttcaacttgtATTCGATcttgtaaattttatgtttgcctccctcaattttaaaagaaattgaattcaTTATTTTCATCGCAGGAGTACgaaacagtttggtatgccgtgcgtgcGAGTATACTGTGGAGAATAGTTTATCAAATTACATAGCAAGAAATGTTTGAAATCGAGTGAAACTTCTAACCGAGTTGCTGAGTAAGCTGCCAGGACTTGTGTATACTGAAAACGTGATCTTCCTTCTTAGTCCAAAACAACCTACTCTttcgcggaagttagtttcaaaagatgtttaaactaaataatgtattaattataccaattaggatggtatttatttgaataaacgtcTTCCTTATAAAACATCACCTAGAATATGTATTAATAACTACAAGGGCCcaaacaaacattaaataatatgctttaaaatgttattaattaatcatctaagacactgtgaaaaaGAGTAGGTAtagttttacgaatatcaagcatttcaataatggtaaccgacagaaaacatgtattcaattcaattcaattcacatttatttacgtccagaaaaaaaaagtaacaaaaacaaaatggcaagtGATAATACAAGAAAATGGACAAAGGCAAATCCCAAAAAGATTATAATCTTGTGACAGGATTGcctttacaaatttaaattaagagaagaaaaaaaatataaataaagtaaataaattaattaaacaataaataatatatatataaaaccagtagataaaagttggaataaaaagtaaaaaaataaagaacagAAAAAAGTTCTTTCTATAGATGGATGTAAGCCATaacgtccttctaaaacctttttacccgagtcattattaTTCcaagaaccatcgtctacacttcctagaggggcagcgagctcaccctctagtattaagtaatttgaaattaaagatgatgtattgtcccaataaaacatgaaaaataaagattaataaaatcagactttcaatagattattttgtagttttaataaagttaaatcacttttatagaaaaaaaaactgaaaaaaattaatgttttcacttataattaatgacaaaataattggttaaattcaaaaacccattggctgacAGCCAATTTACCGTTACCGCTAGTATCGAATATTAATGCTGCTGCTCTATCCATTTTTCTTTCTACGACGTGAtagttttttatttcttttgcgACGAGTTAGAGATAACGGTTTAAGTACTTTCTTAGTTTTTACACTcgattttacaatttgtttatttcgtACTGTTCTCGCAAATTCTTTAGCTGATTTCATCATGTACGGGCACAGAGTGTTATTATGTTTCAAGTTTGCAATAGGCCAGTACGATCTATCTTTGATGTTTGGTGTCTTGTCAGGTAGAGTACATTCATACattgtttgatttaatttaaattctaAAATCTTCAAATCCTTTTCCAATTCCGGACCGTAATTTTTAAGTTTTTCTAAAAGTATAACTTTGAAATGGTCATATAGCTGGGCATCTGACGCGCACCATTTTCTGGCATCTTCACGAATTTTATCTGAAACATTGTACCTTAAACTTGCAATCCTTACTGTCtttgtaatatataatatatcatcCCATTCCCAACAGAAAAGCTTCTTCAACAGTAGTAAAGACTCATTGAAATACTCTTGCAACATTATAAGATCAAATTCCGTTTCTATTTTTCTTATGGTTTCGTTTAACAATGTTCGGTTCAATTGTTGAACGTGATCCAGTCCAAAATCATACAGAAGAGGATTTCTTAAGTAAGATCTTTGTCGAAATTCTGGATATCGATCAAGAAAATATTGTGGTTTGGACATAAATGTTCGATATGGATTCTGTTCATTTTGTAAATGCAACGGATTAAAAAGCTGAAAGTATCCAAAGACAGACTCCAATTGCGTAGAAGGATCTCTAATAATTGTTATGTATTTAGTATCTGGTTTCATTACGGCTTCCATTTCTGTTCGGTTGTACCTTACATGGTTCACCAGTAAATCGTAGGTGCCTGGAAGTACCTGTTTTCTGTTAAAGTGTGTGTGGCTAATTATATGTCCGCGTTTAGGTGATGCAAAAGTTAAATTTCGTAAAAATCCATATCTCTGCAAGATTAAGCTCATTGTGGTACTTCCAGTTTTGTGTGTCTTTAATAAGACAATATGTTGGTACGGCTTGCATGCAATCTCAGTTGGTTTAGTTGTAGAATTGGCGTGTTTGGGTTCAATCAATGGAATGTGCCTTCTCCAACTTGAGTTCAAACCTA
This region of Antedon mediterranea chromosome 8, ecAntMedi1.1, whole genome shotgun sequence genomic DNA includes:
- the LOC140056631 gene encoding galactosylceramide sulfotransferase-like; this encodes MSEMFKAKPLFLVLLTFVTLTGIYQIRKLQLFQKCTDSRYYVGLNSSWRRHIPLIEPKHANSTTKPTEIACKPYQHIVLLKTHKTGSTTMSLILQRYGFLRNLTFASPKRGHIISHTHFNRKQVLPGTYDLLVNHVRYNRTEMEAVMKPDTKYITIIRDPSTQLESVFGYFQLFNPLHLQNEQNPYRTFMSKPQYFLDRYPEFRQRSYLRNPLLYDFGLDHVQQLNRTLLNETIRKIETEFDLIMLQEYFNESLLLLKKLFCWEWDDILYITKTVRIASLRYNVSDKIREDARKWCASDAQLYDHFKVILLEKLKNYGPELEKDLKILEFKLNQTMYECTLPDKTPNIKDRSYWPIANLKHNNTLCPYMMKSAKEFARTVRNKQIVKSSVKTKKVLKPLSLTRRKRNKKLSRRRKKNG